The following DNA comes from Lates calcarifer isolate ASB-BC8 linkage group LG2, TLL_Latcal_v3, whole genome shotgun sequence.
GAGTCACGCGCACACACTAAACACCCACTAAAGTTTCTGTGGACAGTTTAACGGACAGATATCTTGAATTCCAAAAGGCACATGAAGTTTGTCACATATTTTAGAAACTATGTTCCCTGTTCAGTATTTTCAAAATTGTATAAGGACCAATATTAAACCAAAAgtgtaacattttgttttcaaaatgcagtggataataataaaaatcccTAATGAGATTCAATATAATGGCAGCCAGGCACATATCAATTCCTTCCCATGTTGCTTCACACTGTATGTCAAGATCACAAGTGTCTTCCATTGTTTTACTCCATCCACATGACAGAATTACTCTCAGAGGACAAGACAGACTGATGTGAGTAGCTGTTGTTTGGCCTGAATGTAATGATGGCCATGGCAAATGGCAGCAACCATAGAAAACACAGATAGAGTTGTGTAAGTTTGATTGACAGCCCTGGATTAAGGCATTATGCAACACTGTtgggagtaaaaaaaaataaatccagatgAGATTAGGATCTGGATCCTCGCTCTCTCCAATGCtctccatctatccatccattcatccacctctccctctctctctctctctgtttcacgTAATACATTATCACGAatgatgtttaaaatgacacaaatgagTTTGGGTTGAAGGGTTGCGTTTAGATTCATATTATGACATTCAGGATTTCAGTGCTTTACTATGAGCAACAATTCAGGAAATGACGCTCAGAACTGCCACCAAACACAGACAACCACATAGAATAAATGAGGTTGTACAGACAGGAGGTAAAGCTCCACTCTTTAAGCTTTTATCTCACCGCCATCTAGAGGGTGAAAATTATGCTGCAACATCTGACTGTGCCAATCAAAACGCACATTTAGCCACTTGTTGTTTCTACTTTTAGTTCAGTCTTATCACTTCTGCTGCACTGCACAGggacacacactgaaaatgactAGACAAGATCAtctgcagaggatgaatccaTATTTTTTGACACACAATTAATTATCTTTAGTGACTGATGAATTAAAAGCACCAAATTACTTGCTGCTTTCTCAAATATAACAATTTGCTGCTTTAGATTATTTTTGTACATTATATGGCTCAAATGATTCATTGAGTAATAATAGAGTAATCCCTGCATAAAGCGAaaacacagctaaaaaaaaaaatactccttGTACTGGACAACACATCCTACTGGGAGCCACTGGAAATTCTAATGTATCTTGTCCTTCCTGTAAAGAGTCCAAACAGAAGTCATAACTTGAAGGAGCTGAGCCAAACCTCCTTTAACTAAAAGGAACAACAGCAACAGGATCTTCTGAGTTAATCAGTCTGCTTCTGTTCTGTTACTGTGGCACTCGACAAAATGAGGACAGGTTTGTTGACTTGAGAAATTAGCCAGCGTGAATCAGCtctatttcaaaatgaaatttactttaaaatgacagcagagcaaatgaaatgcatgtgtgtctaaCATCCTGTGCATAAAACACTCATGAACAGGACAGAGAGATGCAGCCACTAAAActtctgtgtgagagagaaaacaatctGACCAGAAACAGGCACAAAGAATGGATCACACAGAAACAGGCAGGCGCTGTTTCACAGAATCGCCTCAGAGACAAACATACATGTTCAAGTTGCATAACGTGTCTCCAGAAAAAGGTTTTTCTACGAACTTCTCTTTAAGATTTCctaaggaaaaagaaaacagtaaattGTAACTTAATGCATGTCTTCAGGAAACGTCCTTTGATAAGATTTCAACCTTTTGAGTGGCCTTTCAAGTTTTAAGGAATTCCTTTAAGTCCTTTTTCTGTTGCACAAATGTCTTtagcaacaaaaataaaaggaaaacaacttAGAGTACCTTTGAAGGCAACTCAGATAAAGTCATGGTAGAGTTTTATGTCACTGACTAACACCTTACATGTGCTGAGAATAGTGTTTTGGTTACAAAAAATCCTATGGATACTTCAGCGTGGTGTACTTTACATCACCTCCACAATCTATTCTGAGGTTTCTTGCACCAACCTCCTAGTTTCTGCTCATGAGTAaggaaataaaaactgtcaaaagaaaTCTTAATGAGAAAACCTTTGAATGCAACATCAGTCCGCCTTTTCATATGCATGCCCGCCTGACTTGTAAGTCTGTGCAAGACTACAGTCCCGgttgaataaatgaaatgtgtattATTGACCGTGGTTAGACTGCAGGCCAGAGCGGACTGTGCATGTTTTGTATGTGATTAGCAATGAGGTTATTACTATCAGCTACATAAACTAGGCAGCCAACTTTTTTACATCAGGCCTACGAAAAATCATCTCTActtgatgaaaataaattgtCATCGCTCGTAGATTTATACAAAATAGGGCTGGATCTGCCGTCTTCAAAACCAATCGGTGTCATCTCCGTTAGTCTGAGTCTCTGTAACGGGTCGTCTCCGTTGATGTTTGCCCATCAGATTTTCTTCCGGACGCTGAAAGCCACTGAGTTTCCGTACAGCAGCCGGTCCCGCTCCCgcacctcctcctgcagcttgGCCTCGGCGACCCGCAGCTGGCGGATGGTCGCCttcatctccttcatcttcaCCTCCATCAGCGCGATGATGTCCCGCTGCTCGTTCAGTTTCCGCAGCAGCTCGGCCGACGTGGTGCCGGTGGTCAGCGAGTACGAGTGGTCCAGCGGGCTGCTGGTCACACTGACGTACTGCACTGGCAGCTGGTGCAAGGCGGACGCGGCTTCGACCGACGAGTCGTCGGCGGTGAGCTCGTCCGCGCTGCCGACCGGTGCGGTGTAACAAGTCCCCTCTGACTGGGCGGGCAGCCGCGCTGTGCCCAGGTACTCCCCGTTTTGGCCTATCTGAACCACGGTGATGCTGTCGTCGCTCGCCTCGCCGCCGGCGTTGCCTTCGGCTCCTTCCGCCGTGCTGCCCAAGACGCTGGTGAGGACGATCCCCGAGGTCGCCGCGGCGGCGGGGGCAGGAACCCCCGCGGACACTTTCCTGCCCCTGCCCCTCCGACTCCTGCGCTCATTGACCCCCCGCAGAGGGAAAAGGGACGGTACTCGGATGCTGTAGGTTTTCCTCCCTCCGGCGAAATGCACGCTGCAGACTCTGTGCCCGGTTGTGGGCTGGAAGGTGCTGAAGCAGCCGCTGACCCCGGCCCGGGAGATGTTCCTCAGCCACAGCTCCCTCAGCGAGGTGTCCTTAGGAAACGTGTAGAAGCGCAGGTCCCGGTCCCGGTGCGAGTTGTTGTAGCAGCCAGGCACACAGCAGGTGAACCCGGGCATGTTTGTCTCAGCGCCAAGGGTAAAGACGCGGTCTCGGGGTGAcacttaaattattttattgttgtttctttattCTGTGCGTTGTTATCAAGCTCCGCGGCCTGCAAGCGGAACTACACGTCCCACAACGctaacaacttcctgtttgttttccaccaaaaacTGAGCCGATGTTCTCCGTACGACGAACGAATCCACCCGAACTTATCCGGACTCGGCGCACACGAAGCTTGTATTGATGCTGAATTCGAGGCTGGTGTTTTATTTTCGATGGTAAATATGCGGGTTTGTTCTTCGTGGTGTTATCGGGCCAACCGTCCTTCACTGAGAACTAAAAGTACCATGAGCCTTTGCGCTTCCTGTCGTTGTCCGTTAGCGCTCTGCCGCCCCTGCTGGCCAGAGTATAGAAACACACCCGAGCTCATAGAGATAGGCATGACAAATCTTTTTTGGTCAAAGTAAAACTATCAATACCACcctgtaaaaatacattaaacatgGTACTGAAGTAAAGGTATGTCAGTGCTTCCAGGAAAATTGATGTACTGTTATGTATTAtatcattacattattattactcaTTCAAGTATACtagtttaaatagtttttttagTTCAATTTTTAGTTCTGTGTCGTGCCAAACACGTGTCCAATCCCACTCAGGATTATAAAACATTGCTATTTTTACAAAACATGCATCTTCTAGTAGTatatatacaaaaacaaaacagcaaaagaaaaaagtttgaacatttttctttcaaataacTTCTTTATGTGGAGAAAGTTCAAATGAACAgttaacagaacaaaaaaacaactcctGATCAAGGGTTTACCTTCTAATTTAAATGCTTCATATGTGAACAGCTACCTCTGGCTTTGTGCATCTTCCACATTTACAAAGTCAATATCTGTTTCATCTAATTACACCATATAGGACTGTGACTGATAATTGTTTTTATCATGGATTCATGCCTTGATTATTTCCTCAAATAACTGATTTGGTtgcttgtttgtaaaatgtcagaaaacagtgacatcTTAATGACACTTGTTTTGACCAAACAATAATCCAAACctcaaaattatcaaaaaataaaataaaatgattaaatgttttcattttgcttgaaaaatgactctaATCATTAAGAACAAAgttctcattcattttctgtcaatcagctgactgagtaatcatttcagctctataTTTTAATACAGTGGATGAATTAATAACAGCACGTATTTTATAAGCTTTTTCTTATGTTTTGTGTGCAAAACTCTTAATATATATACTTTGGGGAAAAGGTTTAACTGCAGTTGTTAAATTAATGTTGTGgggtaaaaagtacaatattttcctATAAATTGTAGTAGAGTGTAAAGCAGCATGAGGATAAAATACTCaagtaatgaatgaatttgtacttaagtacagtaccaCTTCATTACAGGCTATAAtatgcacacagagacatatCAGCatgtcagaaaacaacatgatgcagatttttttgaAATAATCATCTGTTTTTAAGCAAAATGCTTTCCAATTATCTGATTACATTAATGCAGATGTTATTTTCCAGGCATTAGAGAACTGGTCTATTAGAGGCAGTGCGCAGGTGTTTTCAGTCTCACTGGCTTATTAAAACTCTCTCACGCTGAAGTTAGGTGGAGGTGTTCTGGGAATTACCTGATGTAACCGACTTCTATGAACTAATAAGCCCTGAGAGGAGGTTTAATTAgacaacataaataaaaaacacctgtgtggctGCACCATGGGTGTGTCAGGGTTTAACTTCAGTGTCTCATCAGGCCATGATATATCCTCACATTGAACACTGAAACCCATTTTAGAAGCTTTTAGTATCCACCTATAAAAGTCTAGTCGAAATACTATTTAAGACTAAAACAGTTTATTGCTCAAAGAGtaacacacattattttaatgtcaTGGTTCAATACTTACACTGTTAGCCTCTATGGgcaatgtattttgttttgtagttcaTTTTTTTacgtgttgtgtttttattgtgtctgGAATGAAGGTCTAGCATCAAAACATTGCAAATAAATGTATCATTGCAAGTTGGACAGTGTGTAGGATTTTGTTCACTACTTTGGCAACATCTGGCACATATGGAAGGTAAACTTTAATGTCTCCATACAAAATATGACAGAATGTCAGAGGATATATTAATTCTTGTTTCATTTGCATCTATTTGaatgtttcctgctgcagactTGACAATGTTTCAGTCTGAAGCAACACTTTGTACAGCCCTGTGGTAGTACCCTCACTCAGCCACCTGATGGCCCTATAAAGCTTTCTTGTGTGCTTAGGTCTGTAGTGGAAAATACAGGGAAGTGACAGCCCTGTTTCTCCTCATGGAGGATGAACTGGTTTGAATGTTGGATGGAGTTTGTGGATTTCCACGCTCTGCGCTCCCATCATCCTACCTATGATCCCCATACAACCAGTGCTCCTGTCACACACTTCTGGATATTATCTACTCATCCACATGtcaaacacctctctgtatGTTGGCAGACACATCTGTGGGTTGAAGTGCAGgatacacatatacactgacATATCTTACTTTAACTTATTTAGTTGTGGGTTTGGTAGATTTCACTGGAAGACTTATCTCTATTCATGTGTGACAATGTGAACTATTTTGGGGACAGAATGGAATAACACTATATTGTTATAAATGATTATCTGTCATAATACAAGATCTCTGCATCTTtcatgcatcagtgtgtgtttgagtcactGTCATTGTAGAGTTTGGCCATGAtatttgaattacattttgaaaatattttaagtgtcaacatgaaaacaaaagttaatttgcagaaatacataaaactattctaaaaacaaacaaacattacattaagTTACTTTTTCAAAGGAGGCGTGTGTGCTGTGTAAAAGCCTCTGTATATAACTACAGTCTGTGATAAAAGCCAGGCTAGTGTGGTGAATCATGGAAACACCTGATATAAGATTACCCCTGCTCCACAGACACACCTACATTCATGGATTATGAGAAGATAGGGTCCTGGGCGGAGAGAAGTAAAACGCCCCCAACCCTTGTGTATTGGACCCCCAGTTTGGAAAGGACACTAAATGCGgtactgttttgtgtgtttttataatcGTTTAGCGGCTCTGTTTTGAGTTTCTTTGTGGTTCTTTATCTATCTTTGGAATCGTTTTGCATCAGTTTGTGTCCTCTGACGGAGCTCTATgacaagaaatattaaaaatccCTTTACATACAGGCTCTGGCCCAGGGTCCACCAGTATCTCTTATCTCTCGCTTTATAAAGTTATATATATTACTTTCTGGTGATATACCTGTTATCTCTTAAATGACACCTTTCACAGGAACAACTTTACGATTGTTTTGGTGTTTACAGgccatatttgttttttagtcTAGCCAGTGACGCCTATGTGTCTCTTCCTGAATCCTCCGCTGGTGACCCATCTCCAGCCTCCTGTAGTATCTCCGACTGCCCACAGTCCTGTCGTTGCTGCTGAAGTTACCATTAGCAACTGGGCAGCGCCCGGCTTAACAACCCACCACCGCTGTTGATGTCCTGGTCAACACAGTAAGTAGATATCATTACATTTCCCTACGAGTCGTCGTTGTGTGCTTCGAGACACCGTCAGATACATTAACTTTAGATATTAACTTTGTGAAGTATGTACGTTTGTCGCTAGTTTCTGACTGGCTTTGCGGCTGTCTGGCCGGCTAGCTGAACGTGCTAGCTAACGTTATCAATAACCTCAGTGTCGAGCAGCTGAGTGGAGCTAGCTTATGTGTCTATCTGGAGCACATAACCCGCACACGCCTATGTTAGATGAATTAGTGGCCACCTTCTTCAGGTCTGTGGTATCTTAAGAAAATATATCGTTAATGCCCAGTTAATATTGATCTCGACAGCGACAGACTAGTGTGGCGTGGCTTTGTTATATGACCAGCcgacagcagcacagcacaggaTGGCTAGGttactttctgtgtgtgtgtgtgtgtgtgtgtgagagagagagagagagagagagagagagagagagagagagagagagagagagagagagagagatgcttcatCTCCTGCCAGCCTGgtaaatgtatgtttgtttgaGCCCTGGATACATAGGCACTGCAGGTGCACAGGCACAAATACACTCCTTCATCACTATGGTGTTATACAGTCATGGCTTCAGGGAGACAAGTGAGGCAGACAGTCAGCTCCTGTCAGCTGCTACTCTAGCGTTAACCTCACCTCCTCACATAAATACATGTTCATAATATTGTCATTATTGTATTTAGAGCTCAGCCAAGAGAGGGCTGCTCATACTCCAGTTTCACTGCAGCTCTCAGCTACAAGGATctcttaaaaaagaaataaaacagtgcaGGGCTGAAACTATTGACTACTTTAATTATTGAGTAATCTGCTGATTAGATTTAGTGCCAGAAAACAGTGGGAAATACAGATGTTCTACAGACCAAAGTGACATcttaatgtcttgttttctctgactgttCTCTAACTGTACAAAGCccaaagatattctgtttacTGTCATGAATGACACACAACAGCTTCAAATCATTATATTTCAGAGGCTAGGAAGAGCAAATCTTCAAATAatcaaaaattacaaaaattatgTGATTATTAAATTAGTTGCTGATAAGTTGATGTCGAAAAAGTTACTGAAGCTCTATTGTGGGCAGGTGCTCCTGTTAACGAGTACAACTGAGTCAAGAATGAATGTTGTTTAATAGATAAACTGTTAAGCATTAGCATTTAACCTGGATGAGGTCATACATGCACAGACACGAATTACACTTGCTACAGAGGTAAAGATGACGTTTACTTTCAGTGGGTGTGGAACATCTGAGGAATGGcatgttagctatgtagcagGACACAATGCAAGTGGCTGTCAGAGACTGCTGATAAGA
Coding sequences within:
- the thap11 gene encoding THAP domain-containing protein 11, which codes for MPGFTCCVPGCYNNSHRDRDLRFYTFPKDTSLRELWLRNISRAGVSGCFSTFQPTTGHRVCSVHFAGGRKTYSIRVPSLFPLRGVNERRSRRGRGRKVSAGVPAPAAAATSGIVLTSVLGSTAEGAEGNAGGEASDDSITVVQIGQNGEYLGTARLPAQSEGTCYTAPVGSADELTADDSSVEAASALHQLPVQYVSVTSSPLDHSYSLTTGTTSAELLRKLNEQRDIIALMEVKMKEMKATIRQLRVAEAKLQEEVRERDRLLYGNSVAFSVRKKI